The Chloroflexota bacterium genome includes a region encoding these proteins:
- a CDS encoding AbrB/MazE/SpoVT family DNA-binding domain-containing protein, with protein MARIVGSKGQVVIEKPIRDALGIRPGYIAVQKLVGDHVEIHFYPPEHQESQRGVLADKAKRRVPPEEWSRAKEEAWSKAVTSEWR; from the coding sequence ATGGCGCGTATAGTAGGATCCAAGGGCCAGGTTGTGATCGAGAAACCCATTCGGGACGCTTTAGGGATACGCCCCGGCTATATCGCCGTGCAGAAGTTGGTGGGAGACCACGTGGAGATCCATTTCTACCCACCGGAACATCAAGAGTCGCAACGAGGCGTCTTGGCCGATAAAGCCAAGCGACGCGTCCCTCCCGAAGAATGGTCGAGAGCGAAGGAAGAGGCCTGGAGCAAGGCTGTCACCAGTGAATGGCGGTAA